In Paludibaculum fermentans, the genomic stretch TATGGCTACCCGCCCGGCAAGATCACCTTTGTGACCTTCGCCAACGGCAAGGTGACCAAGGTAAAGGACAGCTACGCCGGCTTGGGCGGAGCCACGGCGCCGCAACCGAAACCGCAGCAGTAGAGCCGCGAGCGTGAGCGCGCCCCCATCCGCCGGCAGCTTCAGCTCTGCAGCGCCACAAACTCGAAGTTGAGGGGATCCAGGCCTCTGGATTTGAGCTGCTTCACGCACTCGACAACATTGCGGCCCGCCGCCTCAATCCGCTTCAGCGGCAAAGTCTCGGGCGTGTATAGTTCAAGCGCGATCCAAAGTCCGGCAAAATTGCGGCGCTCGACCAGCGACAACCGGTCGGGCGAACGGCCAATCAACCCAGATATATCCATCTGCTAGAAGCTTAGCGCAATGAGCGAAGTGAAGATTAGCGCAGCGACCGCAGTTGCTGAACCACGGCATCCAGGCCCTTGCGGCGGTAGAGTTCCGCCAGGCGGCGCTCTTCTCCGGAAGCAGGCAGCGCGGCCGCCAGTCTGGGATCCTTCAGCGCGGCGTAGGAGGGCACCCACAGGTCGCCATCCGAGAACTCCACCGCGGTTGGGAAGGCCGTCAGGCTGTTCACCGGTTTCGCGAAGCGGAGCGTATTCTCTTTGCGGATGGTCGAGTGCTGCCCAGGCGGCAGGTTCAGGTCGGCCGGCAGCGTCCCGGCCATGAATTCCCTGCCCTGTTCGTCCTTGGCCAGCCAGCCGAGCTCGACGAAGCGGATGGCCCGCTTGGCCTTGCTTTGCAGTTCGATGCGCGGAGCGCGCGCCTCGGTCCCGGTCATGCGGACGTCTCCCGACAGCAGTTCCACCGGCGAGTCAGGGAATTGCAGGAACGCGAACTCGACACTGCGGCCCGCTTCCACATTGGTGGAGGGCATGGCGCGGGCCACCTGCATCCCCATGACGAGGTTGTCGGAGGGCCGGGCCAGCACGGACAGCAGTTGCTTGCGCAGATTCTCGGGACCGCCCTGGTTCAGGGCCGCCAGCATCGCCTTGCGGTCGCGCCGGGCGCTGAGTTCCCACGAGAGCATGTCGCGCCGCGCGTTCAGCCGGTTGGGTCCATAGAACGTCAGGTCTTCGAACAGAACTCCGTCCAGGCCCACCTGGACCAGGACGCCCGTGCCTGTGTTGAGAGGCCGCATTAGGCGCAAATCCACACGGATCGGGAAACTTTCGCCGGGCTGGACATCCAGGCTCGGCACCGTCACGGACGCCTTGCCGCCCGGAGTGACCTCCTGGGCCAGCACCAGCAGCGAGACGCCGCGGATGGCGCGGGACGAGGAGTTCTTGAACACCAGCGTCGAATGGAGATCCACCAGCATGGCGCCGCCGCGGGCCGTCGCTCTTGTCCGGCCCCAATCGGCCGAAACCCACGACAGCGGTCCGTCGCCCGGCAGGTTCACCTGGAACGAGTTGCTGGGGTCAACGGGCACCTCCGGCCCCTGCGCGTAAAGCGCGGCCGCCATGCCCAGAACGAGCAGGATACTATTGCGCGGAGACATGGTGGATGGTCACCTGACCGGTTTCAGAGTCGACAAAGCTGGCCCGCGCGCCGCCGTCCCAACTGACGGTGGTCACGGCAGGCTGTTTCGAATGATTCAGTAAAGTCAGCGCGGCGCCATGGTTCTGCAGCGCCAGCCCGTCCGGGCGGGCTTCGGAGAGCACGGCGGCAGCGGGATCCGCGATGGGCCGCAGATTGGCGGGATTCCTCAGCCACCAGCCGGCTGCCGCCACAAACGAGAGGGAGGCAAGAACAACCGCCAGGCGCCAACCGGCCGCTTCGGGCACCGGCGCGGGTTCCAGCACAACGGGACGGCCGACAATCGCGCCGGCCGAGAGGCCCAGGCGGATATTCGCGCTCATCTCCGCTTCCAGGAGGCTCCAATCGAGGTCTTCCGGCAGCTCATCGGCCCGGTCATGCAATTCCTGTCGCGCCGACCGCAGGACGGCTACCTCGGAGGCACACTGCGCACATCCATATAGATGGATACGCACTTGCAGCGCCGGCCAGAAGTTCAGATCGTTTCCGGCGAAAAGCGCGAGTTGTTCCGGCCCAGGATGGCTCTTCATGGGCGTTTCAACTCCTGTCGATTCCGCTCCAGATACTTCCGGAGCTTGGTTCGGGCATTGGCAATGTGGGACCGCACGGTCGCCTTGCCGCAGTTCAACCGCCGGGCCACTTCCTCGGCCGGCAAGTCCTCGACGTCGCGCAGGATAATGGCGGCCCGCTCCCGCGCCGTGAGGCGGCTCAGGCCCTCTGCCAGGTAGTCCTGATGCTCCGTGCGCAGGACCAGCGATTCCGGGCTGCGTTCCGGAGCCGTCGTGATCGGATCGGCGATTTCATCGATCTCGGTGAAGCTCGCCCGCCCCTGGCGGCGCAGGAAGTCGATGGCCGTGTTCGAGGCGATGCGCGACAGCCAGTGGGCCGCTTTCTCCAGGTCCTTCAACTGGTCCTGGCGCTGCAGAGCCTTGATAAACGCTTCCTGTGTAAGGTCTTGCGCGTCGGCCACGTTGCCGACGATGCGGTAGATGATCAGGAAAACGCGGCGCATGTTGGCCTGAACGAACTGGTCCTGCTTTTCCCGCCATTCCGGGGAAACCGCCGGACACAAAGGCAGTTCTCGTGGCTCGTTCATTGCCAGACCAAGACTGAGGGCCGGTATCTGCATGGGCTCCGCTGAAATGTCTGACGCTGGGAGCCCGCCGGCCGTGCAAGTCTTTCTATCGGCGCTATTCTGTGATTGTATGAGACCGGCCACGCCGAGGGAAGCGCCCAGTTTGACGCGCCTCGATCCGCCGGGTCCGGATTCTATCTATACTTTTTCGCTTCTCCGGCCCCCGTCCGGCCGGACAAGAAAGGCGCCTTCATGAAGTTAGCAGCAAGCATGACGCGGATCGGCATCGAAACCGCGTTCGAAGTACTTGTGCGCGCCCGGGGCCTCGAAGCCCAGGGCAAACACATCATCCATCTGGAAATAGGGGAGCCTGA encodes the following:
- a CDS encoding RNA polymerase sigma factor — its product is MNEPRELPLCPAVSPEWREKQDQFVQANMRRVFLIIYRIVGNVADAQDLTQEAFIKALQRQDQLKDLEKAAHWLSRIASNTAIDFLRRQGRASFTEIDEIADPITTAPERSPESLVLRTEHQDYLAEGLSRLTARERAAIILRDVEDLPAEEVARRLNCGKATVRSHIANARTKLRKYLERNRQELKRP